A stretch of Mesoplodon densirostris isolate mMesDen1 chromosome 7, mMesDen1 primary haplotype, whole genome shotgun sequence DNA encodes these proteins:
- the SPA17 gene encoding sperm surface protein Sp17 isoform X1, with protein MSIPFSSTHYRIPQGFRNLLEGLTREILREQPDNIPAFAAAYFDNLLEKREKTNFDPAEWGTKVDDRFYNNHAFKEPEPLEKCEPGKEKSQTSMKEVIALNESSEEDRDVEENAALKIQAAFRGHLARKEVKKMKSSDLQEKTEEN; from the exons ATGTCGATTCCATTCTCCAGCACCCACTACCGAATTCCACAAGGATTTCGGAATCTTCTTGAAGGGCTCACACGCGAGATTCTGAGGGAGCAACCAGACAATATACCAGCTTTTGCAGCAGCATATTTTGATAATCTTCTAGAGAAAAGAGAGA aaACCAACTTTGATCCAGCAGAATGGGGGACTAAGGTAGATGACCGCTTCTATAACAACCATGCATTCAAG GAGCCAGAACCACTGGAGAAATGTGAGCCTGGAAAAGAAAAGTCTCAGACATCTATGAAAGAGGTGATAGCCTTA aATGAATCTTCTGAAGAAGACAGGGACGTGGAGGAAAATGCTGCTCTCAAAATCCAAGCAGCCTTCCGGGGACACTTAGCCAGAAAGgaggtaaagaaaatgaaatcgaGTGATCTTcaagaaaaaacagaggaaaattgA
- the SPA17 gene encoding sperm surface protein Sp17 isoform X2, with amino-acid sequence MSIPFSSTHYRIPQGFRNLLEGLTREILREQPDNIPAFAAAYFDNLLEKREKTNFDPAEWGTKVDDRFYNNHAFKNESSEEDRDVEENAALKIQAAFRGHLARKEVKKMKSSDLQEKTEEN; translated from the exons ATGTCGATTCCATTCTCCAGCACCCACTACCGAATTCCACAAGGATTTCGGAATCTTCTTGAAGGGCTCACACGCGAGATTCTGAGGGAGCAACCAGACAATATACCAGCTTTTGCAGCAGCATATTTTGATAATCTTCTAGAGAAAAGAGAGA aaACCAACTTTGATCCAGCAGAATGGGGGACTAAGGTAGATGACCGCTTCTATAACAACCATGCATTCAAG aATGAATCTTCTGAAGAAGACAGGGACGTGGAGGAAAATGCTGCTCTCAAAATCCAAGCAGCCTTCCGGGGACACTTAGCCAGAAAGgaggtaaagaaaatgaaatcgaGTGATCTTcaagaaaaaacagaggaaaattgA